Genomic segment of uncultured Desulfobacter sp.:
GATCAGGTTCAGCCTCTCGGTGATGATAGGCTCAAAGCGTCGCATGAGATCCTTGGCCAGGGCCCGGGTGGGAATAATGTATAAAACACCATGCGTCCGGCCCGAGATGATGACCCGTTCCAGGGCCGGGGCCAGCACGGCCTCGCTTTTACCTGAGCCGGTGGCTGCCTGGACAATGAGATCCCTGCCTGCAAGGATGGGGGCGATGGCCTCAATCTGGACCGGGCGCAGACCTGGAAAGGCTCCATAAAAGGGGCGGAAGGTGTTGGGCAGCCTTAAAAGGGGATCAAGCCGGAGATCTGTTCCCTGAAGCATGGGGATCAGGCGAAGTCTTTCTGCTGTTCCAGGTCCAGATGGTTGACCAATAGCCTTAATTTCATCCTGGATTCGGCACCTTTATTTTTGGAGAGGAGCTGCCTCATTTCCCGGGCCGGTTTTTCGGATTCCGGCTCCCAGCCATAGGCCCGGCCGTGGAGGATTTTAAGTTTGGCCATGAGCACCTCCCATTCATCCGGTGACAGGTCCTGGAGAGAATGAATATTAATATTTTTCCAGGCCTTGTGAAAGTTACGGGCAAAACAGGGAATATCTTCGATTGGCCGGTCGGTTTTCCGTCGTCCGCCGGGCTTGCGGGTCCGGTCCCAGAGTTCGGATTCAACCAGGGTAAAAAAATCGTGGGTAAAGGCAAATACCGGGTAAAATCCAGGGGCCGGCCTGTTCGGGCAGAAGATTTCATGGAGGAGATCATAGCTTTTGCTGCGACTGGTGATATGGGTCTGGCCGATGGATTCCCCTTCATCGAACAGCAGGGCCCATCCCCGGTATCCCATCTTTTTGAATAACCCGGCCAATCCCTTTACCATTGCCAGATATTCCCTGGGTTCCCGGCAGACCAGAGAATGGCCTTTGTAAAAAGGCACTTCCCGGTAGTGGAAGACTGCGGCCAGCTTATGGGCCGGGATCTCTTTGCCCATCAGGGCGTTTTTCAGGGTCCAGGCAAAGGATCTGGGCTGGAACCGGGCATGCTTTTTTAGGTTTCGTTTGTTGGCAGCAATTTCCATGTTTTTGTGGGCCATGGCCGCCAGGATGGCACGGAATCTGTGGGGCATATCCCCGGGGATGAAATCATTGATGGATTTGTCCTGGTTTTTCGGCCGGGCCAGCCATTGGGCGGCGAATTGCTTCCACACTTGTGCCGGGCCGGCTTCCCCATTGGGAAAGACCATGGCCCCCATCAGTGCGCGGTAGACTGCTTTAAAATCGTGAAAAGGAATTTGCCGCGGGTCCAGGTTGATATAGCTGACCACAAAATTATGTGCCAGCGCCCGTTGTTTCAGATAGGTCAGGCTGTGAGATTTGCCCTGGCCGTATGCGCCGCAGACGCAGAGGTGGTGGGGTGTTCCCTTGTCCAGGGCTGCAGCGCCCCGGTCAAAGAGCTGGTTGAGTTTTTCCTCCCCCGAGGTGAGCCATTGGACCCCCAGGGGATCAAACAAGCCTTCCCTGAGGCGCTCCACTGCCCGACGCAGATAAAAATTTGGGGTGCCGTTGATCTGATCGTTAAATGCCGTTTCATCCATGGTATTGATCCCGGTTTAAGCGTCCAACTTTAATTGTCCCAGCTGGGCTGCATCTGTTTGATCTTTTCTTCTTCCATCTCTTTTCGGGTCTCGACCATCTGCCGGGCCATGTCCATCTCCTCTGGCGCCTGGCCTTGTTCGGCCAAATCCATGACTCCGATGAGCTGTTTGATGAACAGCCGCACTTCGCTGATCACCCCCATCTTTTTCTGGCCTGTGCAGATATCCTCTATAACCTTGTCCGTGATTATCTCTTGGGGGGACCAGCGGTAGGCAACGCCGTGCAATGCCAGCAGGCACCGGCCCAGGTCCACCAGTTCACGGGTTTGAAGCGGCGTCTGGTGGATATCCACAAGGACGCCCCGGTAGTTGAGGCGTTTGGTGTCGCCCATTGACGCGCCGATGGACCGCACCCGGCTCCATAGGGCGTCGTAGGATTTAAATCCTTTTTCAGATACCAGAACATCCGGGATGATGGAAAAAAAGATGTGAAGGTATTGGGCGGTCTCAC
This window contains:
- a CDS encoding BREX system ATP-binding domain-containing protein — encoded protein: MDETAFNDQINGTPNFYLRRAVERLREGLFDPLGVQWLTSGEEKLNQLFDRGAAALDKGTPHHLCVCGAYGQGKSHSLTYLKQRALAHNFVVSYINLDPRQIPFHDFKAVYRALMGAMVFPNGEAGPAQVWKQFAAQWLARPKNQDKSINDFIPGDMPHRFRAILAAMAHKNMEIAANKRNLKKHARFQPRSFAWTLKNALMGKEIPAHKLAAVFHYREVPFYKGHSLVCREPREYLAMVKGLAGLFKKMGYRGWALLFDEGESIGQTHITSRSKSYDLLHEIFCPNRPAPGFYPVFAFTHDFFTLVESELWDRTRKPGGRRKTDRPIEDIPCFARNFHKAWKNINIHSLQDLSPDEWEVLMAKLKILHGRAYGWEPESEKPAREMRQLLSKNKGAESRMKLRLLVNHLDLEQQKDFA